A genomic stretch from Nodularia sp. LEGE 06071 includes:
- the tnpC gene encoding IS66 family transposase produces the protein MQSEANISKDEVVDYKVLYEKLLVSYEQLQLQLLQLQKVIFGSKHERFEAANATNPLQGTLFNVEPIAEVLTETRQLPARDVSKTTIASKHQGRQAFAAGLRREEILIEPTDMDITQCTIIGEDITELLAYSPSELYVKQIKRPRFAIKNTGVVAQAPAPLRAIEKCSADNSLLAQIAVEKYVDHLPLYRQIKRYERLGETISDSTMGDWVRATAHALTGIYDCHKKRVLSTNYLHADETVIKVMTDEKKNATHQGYYWVYQSHHDKMVLFDYQPGRGREGPKSILKDYKGYLQTDGYSGYDIFKEYPDITVFHCMAHARRKFIEAHSNDSTRSAYALEQIQQLYAMERTAAQMKLAGDDLTQYRQQHAAPILKSLGEWMKQQYMEVLPKSTIAKALAYSIERWDTLSLYATNGLLHIDNNPVENSIRPVAIGRKNYLFAGSHAAAERA, from the coding sequence GTGCAAAGCGAAGCAAACATATCAAAGGATGAAGTAGTAGATTACAAGGTATTGTATGAAAAACTGCTTGTATCATACGAACAATTACAGCTACAATTACTGCAATTACAAAAAGTAATATTTGGCAGTAAGCACGAACGTTTTGAAGCTGCCAATGCTACCAATCCACTTCAAGGCACTCTTTTTAATGTAGAGCCTATTGCAGAAGTTTTAACCGAAACCAGGCAATTGCCTGCCCGTGATGTAAGCAAAACTACCATAGCAAGTAAGCATCAGGGACGCCAGGCTTTTGCTGCAGGCCTTCGCAGAGAAGAAATACTGATTGAGCCTACCGATATGGATATTACCCAATGCACTATCATTGGCGAAGATATTACTGAGTTGCTGGCTTATAGCCCTTCGGAGCTCTATGTAAAACAAATAAAGCGCCCACGCTTTGCCATTAAAAATACCGGTGTTGTAGCACAGGCCCCGGCACCCTTAAGAGCTATTGAAAAATGTAGTGCCGATAACAGCCTGCTGGCACAGATTGCAGTAGAAAAATATGTAGATCATCTGCCATTATACCGTCAGATAAAAAGATACGAACGTCTGGGTGAAACCATCAGCGATAGTACGATGGGCGATTGGGTCAGGGCTACAGCACATGCGCTCACCGGTATTTATGATTGCCATAAAAAAAGGGTGCTCTCTACCAATTATCTGCATGCAGATGAAACGGTGATAAAAGTAATGACCGATGAAAAGAAAAATGCAACCCATCAGGGCTACTATTGGGTCTATCAAAGTCATCACGATAAAATGGTCTTATTTGATTACCAGCCCGGCCGCGGAAGAGAAGGCCCCAAGTCAATTTTAAAAGATTACAAAGGTTATTTACAAACGGATGGTTACAGTGGGTATGATATTTTTAAGGAATATCCGGATATCACGGTATTCCATTGCATGGCGCATGCCCGCCGAAAATTTATTGAAGCTCATTCCAATGACTCAACAAGGTCAGCGTATGCCTTGGAGCAAATACAGCAATTGTATGCGATGGAGCGAACGGCAGCACAGATGAAATTGGCAGGCGATGACTTAACACAGTATCGTCAGCAACATGCTGCCCCAATCCTCAAGAGCCTTGGTGAATGGATGAAGCAACAATATATGGAGGTGCTACCCAAAAGTACCATAGCCAAAGCATTGGCTTATTCCATAGAAAGATGGGATACCTTAAGTTTGTATGCTACAAATGGCTTACTACATATTGATAATAATCCGGTAGAAAACAGTATACGCCCGGTAGCCATCGGTCGAAAAAACTATCTGTTTGCAGGAAGCCATGCAGCAGCTGAACGCGC
- the tnpB gene encoding IS66 family insertion sequence element accessory protein TnpB (TnpB, as the term is used for proteins encoded by IS66 family insertion elements, is considered an accessory protein, since TnpC, encoded by a neighboring gene, is a DDE family transposase.) has translation MLQLSATEKYYWYLPPVDMRKGFDALCGIVQSMQHNITHGGIFIFCNRKRNQIKLLHWEIDGLAIYYKRLEAGRYELPVYDASTGHCAIKHYQLQLILQGIELGSVKHKYRYNPAA, from the coding sequence ATGCTTCAATTATCAGCTACTGAAAAATATTACTGGTATTTGCCACCGGTAGACATGCGTAAAGGCTTTGATGCACTATGCGGCATCGTACAAAGTATGCAGCATAATATTACCCATGGTGGCATATTCATTTTTTGTAACCGTAAGCGTAACCAAATAAAACTCTTGCATTGGGAAATCGATGGACTGGCCATTTATTACAAGCGCTTAGAAGCCGGTCGTTATGAGCTACCTGTCTATGATGCTTCTACAGGTCATTGCGCTATCAAACACTATCAGTTACAACTTATTTTACAAGGCATAGAGTTAGGTTCCGTAAAGCATAAATACCGCTACAATCCTGCTGCTTAA